The Campylobacter concisus genome has a window encoding:
- the hsrA gene encoding homeostatic response regulator transcription factor HsrA: protein MRILIVEDEVTLNKTIAEGLQEFGYQTDSSENFKDAEYYIGIRNYDLVLTDWMLQDGDGVDLINIIKHKSPRTSVVVLSAKDDKESEIKALRAGADDYIKKPFDFDILVARLEARLRFGGTNIIKIDELIINPDEEKITYLGRDIELKGKPFEVLTHLARHSDQIVSKEQLLDAIWEEPELVTPNVIEVAINQIRQKMDKPLNISTIETVRRRGYRFCFPKKA, encoded by the coding sequence ATGCGTATTTTAATAGTAGAAGACGAAGTAACGCTAAATAAGACTATTGCTGAGGGGTTGCAAGAGTTTGGTTATCAGACAGATAGCTCTGAAAATTTCAAAGACGCTGAGTACTACATCGGCATCAGAAACTACGACTTAGTTTTGACTGACTGGATGCTTCAAGATGGTGACGGCGTTGATCTTATAAACATCATAAAACATAAATCTCCACGCACTTCAGTTGTAGTTCTTTCTGCAAAAGACGACAAAGAGAGCGAGATAAAAGCACTTAGAGCTGGCGCTGATGACTACATCAAAAAACCATTTGATTTTGACATTTTAGTAGCTAGATTAGAGGCTAGACTACGCTTTGGCGGTACAAATATCATCAAGATAGACGAGCTTATCATCAATCCTGACGAAGAGAAGATCACATATCTTGGCCGCGACATCGAGCTAAAAGGCAAGCCATTTGAGGTGCTTACTCACCTTGCAAGACACTCAGATCAGATCGTATCTAAAGAGCAACTACTTGACGCTATCTGGGAAGAGCCAGAGCTCGTAACTCCAAACGTTATCGAGGTTGCTATCAATCAAATCCGCCAAAAAATGGACAAACCGCTAAATATTTCGACAATAGAAACTGTCAGAAGACGCGGATATAGATTTTGCTTTCCCAAAAAAGCTTAA
- a CDS encoding sensor histidine kinase, protein MLIAVVSVMLYHYIRVTVFQSVVNELNQQAADYKNNPQNFNPNNLKTFTIEIPNKTLATVKAGELKGEKPYLVMQKIKDKSITTLTTRLDDSSYLVLEKETSLQSQIVEEIFIDIIIVNVTAILLVLFYALFLSRMLLIPIKILSHKLTNLDEKFLKEIDIKSLPDEFLPLGNSINRLISRIQTFVLYQKELFVGVAHELKTPLAVMKTKNEVTLLKPRDSEKYIEALKSNNEAINGMNAMIGSVLEIGRQEGAQFEEPVNTDVIAFLKKLGKNYEVLAKGEEKNLALDLKPEIFNLNIQTSLLTHIVQNFVQNAIKFSPKNSTITISSKLEKSKFIIEVADEGVGIDESKDLFAPFKRYGDKGGAGLGLFLAKGAAQALGAEISIKNRENTNGAVASLVLNLKG, encoded by the coding sequence ATGCTAATTGCCGTTGTTTCGGTGATGCTCTATCACTACATAAGAGTCACCGTTTTTCAAAGCGTAGTTAATGAACTAAATCAGCAAGCAGCAGACTACAAAAACAATCCACAAAATTTCAATCCTAACAATCTAAAAACTTTTACTATAGAAATCCCAAACAAAACTCTAGCCACCGTAAAAGCGGGCGAGCTTAAAGGCGAAAAGCCCTACCTTGTGATGCAAAAGATAAAAGATAAGAGTATAACCACTCTAACAACAAGGCTAGATGACAGTAGCTACTTAGTCCTAGAAAAAGAGACCTCACTTCAAAGCCAAATAGTCGAAGAAATTTTTATAGATATTATAATCGTAAACGTCACAGCGATACTTTTGGTGCTATTTTACGCACTATTTTTATCAAGAATGCTTTTAATACCTATAAAAATTTTAAGTCACAAGCTTACAAATTTAGATGAGAAATTTCTAAAAGAGATCGATATCAAAAGCTTGCCAGATGAGTTTTTGCCACTTGGTAATAGCATAAATAGGCTAATTTCTCGCATACAAACTTTTGTCTTATACCAAAAAGAGCTCTTTGTAGGCGTTGCACACGAGCTAAAAACTCCACTTGCTGTCATGAAAACCAAAAATGAAGTTACGCTTTTAAAACCAAGAGATAGCGAAAAATACATAGAAGCGCTAAAATCAAACAACGAAGCGATCAACGGCATGAACGCTATGATAGGCTCGGTCCTTGAGATAGGTCGTCAAGAGGGCGCGCAGTTTGAAGAGCCAGTAAATACCGACGTGATCGCATTTTTGAAAAAACTAGGCAAAAACTACGAGGTGCTCGCAAAAGGTGAAGAAAAAAATCTCGCACTCGATCTAAAACCTGAAATTTTTAATCTAAACATCCAAACCAGCCTACTAACTCACATAGTGCAAAATTTCGTCCAAAATGCTATCAAATTTTCTCCAAAAAATAGCACGATTACGATTAGCTCAAAGCTTGAAAAGAGCAAATTTATCATCGAGGTTGCCGACGAGGGTGTGGGCATAGACGAGAGCAAGGACTTGTTTGCTCCATTTAAAAGATACGGCGATAAAGGCGGTGCTGGACTTGGACTATTTCTCGCAAAGGGCGCAGCACAGGCACTTGGCGCTGAGATATCTATCAAAAATAGAGAGAACACAAACGGAGCAGTTGCAAGCCTCGTTTTAAATTTAAAAGGATAA
- a CDS encoding Ppx/GppA phosphatase family protein: MAKRTAVIDLGSNSMRMAIFERTSRLAFFILAEYKTKVRLGEGGYGSNNEISEASMQKAIKAFGEFDNIIKSYKCSKVLCVGTSALRDAPNSGVLISLLRKKLGINLKVIDGKEEATFGAIAAKNLLHNLAECVTIDIGGGSTELARINNGKIVDVLSLDIGTVRLKELFFDKKNLNKLPKFLSQITAQIDERFKCPNLIAIGGSLRAISSAIMSKNLYPLSSLHGFCYKLSDEQAYIESIANVSVLELNKFPIKKDRYDTIREGAHIFLALAKALNAKNVTTSGVGVREGVFLKDFLRPSLKFPENFNPSVKSLQDRFILSCNKAVARYAKDIFVALKKLHGLNESYLETLLIAAKLHNVGQEIGFYGDHKNSAYIILNALNYGFSHEQKALIAAVIGTNGKKNIYEFEKYKNLLPKGECVRWLSFILALAKALDITCEELNLSFEFSGHTLKIEGAKEFAMAKEEIKKIAKPEIFAISFV; this comes from the coding sequence ATGGCAAAGAGAACCGCAGTGATCGATCTTGGCTCAAATTCTATGCGTATGGCGATATTTGAGCGCACGTCACGCTTAGCATTTTTTATACTAGCTGAATATAAAACCAAAGTGCGACTGGGCGAAGGTGGATACGGCTCAAACAACGAAATTTCAGAAGCTTCAATGCAAAAAGCGATCAAAGCTTTTGGCGAATTTGACAACATCATAAAAAGCTACAAATGCTCTAAAGTCCTATGTGTCGGCACTTCAGCGCTTAGAGATGCTCCAAACTCAGGCGTTTTGATCTCTCTTTTAAGAAAAAAACTTGGCATAAATTTAAAAGTCATTGACGGCAAAGAAGAGGCTACTTTTGGAGCGATAGCGGCTAAAAATTTGCTTCACAATCTAGCCGAGTGCGTCACTATCGACATCGGCGGAGGCTCGACCGAACTTGCTAGGATAAACAACGGCAAGATAGTCGATGTCCTATCGCTTGATATAGGCACAGTGAGGCTAAAAGAGCTATTTTTTGATAAGAAAAATTTAAACAAACTACCAAAATTTCTATCGCAGATCACAGCGCAGATAGATGAGCGATTTAAGTGTCCAAATTTAATAGCCATCGGCGGCTCTTTAAGAGCGATCTCATCGGCCATAATGAGCAAAAATTTATATCCGCTCTCATCACTACATGGCTTTTGCTACAAGCTTAGCGACGAGCAAGCCTACATCGAGAGCATCGCAAACGTTAGCGTGCTTGAACTAAATAAATTCCCTATAAAAAAGGATAGATATGACACTATTAGAGAGGGCGCACATATATTTTTAGCCCTTGCCAAGGCGCTAAATGCCAAAAACGTCACCACAAGTGGCGTTGGCGTAAGAGAGGGCGTCTTTTTAAAAGACTTTTTGCGTCCAAGTCTTAAATTTCCAGAAAATTTTAACCCAAGCGTCAAAAGCCTACAAGACCGCTTCATCCTCTCTTGCAACAAAGCCGTGGCAAGATACGCAAAGGATATTTTTGTGGCACTTAAAAAGCTTCATGGGCTAAATGAGAGCTATCTTGAGACGCTGCTAATTGCTGCAAAGCTTCACAACGTCGGTCAAGAGATAGGCTTTTACGGCGATCACAAAAACTCGGCTTATATCATACTAAATGCCCTAAACTACGGCTTCTCACACGAGCAAAAGGCACTAATAGCCGCAGTCATCGGCACAAATGGCAAGAAAAATATTTATGAGTTTGAAAAGTATAAAAATTTATTGCCAAAGGGTGAGTGCGTAAGGTGGCTAAGCTTCATCCTTGCGCTAGCCAAGGCACTTGATATAACCTGTGAGGAGCTAAATTTAAGCTTTGAGTTTAGCGGTCACACACTAAAAATAGAGGGCGCAAAAGAATTTGCTATGGCAAAAGAAGAGATAAAAAAGATCGCAAAACCTGAAATTTTTGCCATTTCGTTTGTGTAG
- a CDS encoding excinuclease ABC subunit A yields MKFVLFFVLFATQIFASNLLTYNIYERTDRVDIMLSFDAPYEGNIFQKREKDTTSLILNSLSYDQSANKDINSKIIQELEIEPKQNSLVLNLRSNDAIIVNASKTTDSFGLRIRVTLKNTKTQVQNMPQASAKIETASTPKTENEPMVNIDSRYFIVLSVLIALLIFLYVFKRYITSKSSDFSGFKTPQNQPQNDTKSMNWLLKNQNSGVNIIYEKYLDRTNKLMLLSYENRRYLVIVGSSNVMLDSFGEEKIQNEQDFAVFFEENKKKLGSFLQERQNSLNNYKDKMSGEF; encoded by the coding sequence ATGAAATTTGTACTATTTTTTGTGCTTTTTGCTACGCAGATCTTTGCCTCAAACTTGCTAACATACAACATCTATGAGCGCACCGACAGGGTCGACATCATGCTTAGCTTTGATGCGCCGTATGAGGGCAACATCTTTCAAAAGCGTGAAAAAGATACGACCTCTTTGATACTAAATTCTCTAAGCTACGATCAAAGCGCGAACAAGGATATAAACTCAAAGATCATTCAAGAGCTTGAGATAGAGCCAAAGCAAAACTCTTTAGTTTTAAATTTACGCTCAAACGATGCGATCATCGTAAATGCTTCAAAGACAACTGACAGCTTCGGGCTTCGCATCCGCGTAACGCTAAAAAATACAAAAACACAAGTGCAAAATATGCCTCAAGCAAGCGCAAAGATAGAAACTGCTAGCACGCCAAAGACAGAAAATGAACCTATGGTTAATATTGATTCGAGATACTTCATCGTTCTAAGTGTGCTCATCGCGCTTCTTATATTTTTATATGTTTTTAAAAGATATATCACTTCAAAAAGTAGTGACTTTAGTGGATTTAAAACGCCACAAAATCAACCACAAAACGACACAAAGTCGATGAACTGGCTACTTAAAAACCAAAATAGCGGCGTCAATATCATCTACGAAAAATACCTTGATCGCACAAACAAGCTAATGCTTCTAAGCTACGAAAATAGACGCTATTTAGTGATAGTTGGCAGCTCAAACGTCATGCTTGATAGCTTTGGCGAAGAGAAGATCCAAAATGAGCAGGACTTTGCGGTATTTTTTGAAGAAAATAAGAAAAAACTTGGCTCATTTTTACAAGAGCGTCAAAATAGCCTAAATAACTACAAAGATAAAATGAGCGGGGAATTTTAG
- the fliN gene encoding flagellar motor switch protein FliN, whose amino-acid sequence MNDEGAIETLEQLGLFKSYDELMDISVDFIAELGTTTVSINELLKFEAGSVIDLEKPAGESVELYINNRIFGKGEVMVYEKNLAIRINEILDSKSVIQYFKKELL is encoded by the coding sequence ATGAACGACGAAGGTGCGATAGAGACACTAGAACAGCTAGGGCTTTTTAAGAGCTATGATGAGCTTATGGATATAAGCGTTGATTTTATAGCTGAGCTAGGAACTACCACAGTTAGCATAAATGAGCTTTTGAAATTTGAAGCTGGCTCGGTCATAGACCTCGAAAAACCAGCTGGCGAGAGCGTGGAGCTATATATAAATAATAGAATTTTTGGAAAAGGCGAAGTAATGGTTTATGAGAAAAATTTAGCCATCAGGATAAATGAAATTTTGGACTCAAAGTCAGTTATTCAGTACTTCAAAAAAGAACTTTTATGA
- a CDS encoding chemotaxis protein CheX: MRKVIDEATSYLCKDTLGLDLEFGKSLGKGFYGASIPVYKGKSEYQFYLFFKKDTLKIFMNAFFGHEDVDGGDLDDLCKEIANQIIGKAKNLLNEKEPNAYKLGTPEFLGEVENFGIKLKEKFIYKIKNRTFQIGYKIQ; this comes from the coding sequence ATGAGAAAAGTTATAGATGAAGCCACGAGCTATCTTTGCAAAGATACTTTGGGGCTGGATTTAGAGTTTGGCAAGAGCCTTGGTAAAGGATTTTACGGGGCTAGCATACCAGTTTATAAGGGTAAAAGCGAGTATCAGTTTTATCTATTTTTTAAAAAAGATACTTTAAAAATTTTTATGAATGCCTTTTTTGGTCACGAAGATGTCGATGGTGGCGATCTGGACGATCTTTGCAAAGAGATAGCTAATCAGATCATCGGCAAGGCTAAAAATTTGCTAAATGAAAAAGAGCCAAATGCTTATAAACTCGGAACGCCTGAGTTTTTGGGCGAGGTTGAGAATTTTGGCATAAAGCTAAAAGAGAAATTTATATATAAGATAAAAAATAGAACATTTCAAATAGGCTACAAGATACAATGA
- the trpA gene encoding tryptophan synthase subunit alpha, which produces MDKVKSAFNGKKANIGYIVAGYPSLEKTKEFLENLDESTLDLLEIGIPYSDPLADGKLIAQASFETAQSGVNTDVVFDMLEGCKAKVTKPLVFLVYYNIIFAYGVDKFLKRSREAGVSGFIVPDLPCEECEEFALKCKELNLCLVPLISVTSGGRADEILKFGSGFIYVLGAIGVSGSKRADEDRIKNLVLELKKKSDLPVAVGFGIKNKDDVSEVKKYADAAIIGTQIVKLCAKFSAKELVKEVDKLF; this is translated from the coding sequence ATGGATAAGGTAAAAAGCGCATTTAACGGCAAAAAGGCAAACATCGGCTACATCGTGGCTGGTTATCCAAGCTTAGAAAAAACTAAGGAATTTTTAGAAAATTTAGATGAGAGCACGCTTGATCTGCTTGAGATCGGCATCCCGTACTCTGACCCGCTGGCTGATGGCAAGCTCATCGCACAAGCTAGCTTTGAGACGGCTCAAAGTGGCGTAAATACCGACGTTGTCTTTGATATGCTTGAGGGCTGTAAAGCAAAAGTGACAAAGCCACTTGTTTTTCTAGTTTATTACAACATCATCTTTGCTTACGGCGTTGATAAATTTCTAAAAAGATCACGTGAGGCGGGAGTTAGTGGCTTTATCGTGCCAGATCTTCCTTGTGAGGAGTGCGAGGAATTTGCTCTAAAGTGCAAGGAGCTAAATTTATGCCTTGTGCCACTTATAAGTGTCACTTCTGGGGGCAGGGCGGATGAGATATTAAAATTTGGCTCAGGGTTTATCTACGTGCTAGGTGCTATCGGCGTTAGCGGCTCAAAAAGAGCTGATGAAGATAGGATAAAAAATCTAGTCCTAGAGCTTAAGAAGAAGAGTGATCTGCCAGTGGCTGTGGGCTTTGGCATCAAAAACAAAGATGATGTTAGCGAAGTGAAAAAATATGCTGACGCTGCGATCATAGGCACACAAATAGTCAAGCTTTGCGCCAAATTTAGCGCAAAAGAGCTAGTTAAAGAGGTCGATAAACTCTTTTAA
- the trpB gene encoding tryptophan synthase subunit beta yields MNNKAYFGKFGGQFVPETVMFALDELENAYESIAKTKEFKDELDDLLKNYVGRPSPLFFAKRLSEHYGHEIYLKREDLNHTGAHKINNALAQALLAKKMGKKKILAETGAGQHGVATATAAALLGLECDVYMGATDVARQQLNAFRMQLLGAKVVSVEDGLKTLKEATTAAIQAWVNEIESAFYVIGSAVGPHPYPKIVRDFQSVIGTEAKAQLADYGKKADYVIACVGGGSNAIGIFSAFLNDESVNLVGIEAGGLGIDTPYHAATLSKGKTGIIHGMKTTVLQDEYGMISPVHSISAGLDYPGIGPEHAHLNDIKRVRYEAVTDDECINALYFLSKMEGIIPAIESAHAVAYLEKLCPKLDKKSVIVVNISGRGDKDINTVIGYEKGKIYG; encoded by the coding sequence ATGAATAATAAGGCGTATTTTGGAAAATTTGGCGGGCAGTTCGTGCCTGAGACGGTGATGTTTGCCCTTGATGAGCTAGAAAATGCTTATGAGAGCATCGCAAAGACAAAAGAGTTTAAAGACGAGCTTGATGATCTGCTTAAAAACTACGTTGGCAGGCCTAGTCCGCTCTTTTTTGCAAAGCGTCTGAGCGAGCACTACGGACATGAAATTTACCTCAAGCGTGAGGATCTAAACCACACGGGCGCGCACAAGATAAATAACGCCCTAGCTCAAGCGCTGCTTGCTAAAAAGATGGGTAAAAAGAAAATTTTAGCTGAGACTGGAGCTGGTCAGCACGGCGTGGCAACAGCGACTGCGGCAGCACTTTTGGGCTTAGAGTGTGACGTATATATGGGCGCAACAGACGTGGCTAGACAGCAGCTAAATGCCTTTCGCATGCAGCTTCTTGGCGCAAAAGTGGTGAGCGTAGAAGATGGCTTAAAAACGCTAAAAGAGGCGACTACTGCGGCCATACAAGCGTGGGTAAATGAGATAGAAAGCGCATTTTATGTCATTGGCTCAGCCGTTGGCCCACACCCATATCCAAAGATCGTGCGTGACTTCCAAAGCGTGATCGGCACAGAGGCCAAAGCCCAGCTTGCAGACTACGGTAAAAAGGCCGACTACGTCATCGCTTGCGTTGGCGGCGGCAGTAATGCTATTGGCATTTTTAGTGCGTTTTTAAATGATGAGAGCGTAAATTTAGTAGGTATAGAAGCTGGCGGCCTTGGCATAGATACGCCTTATCACGCAGCTACGCTTAGCAAAGGCAAAACCGGCATCATCCACGGCATGAAAACGACGGTCTTGCAAGATGAATACGGCATGATCTCGCCAGTGCATAGCATCTCAGCAGGCCTAGACTACCCAGGCATCGGCCCAGAGCACGCTCACTTAAATGACATCAAAAGGGTAAGATACGAAGCCGTGACCGACGATGAGTGCATAAATGCCTTGTATTTTCTAAGCAAGATGGAGGGCATCATCCCAGCTATCGAGAGCGCGCATGCGGTGGCGTATCTGGAGAAGCTTTGTCCAAAACTTGATAAAAAAAGCGTCATCGTCGTAAATATCTCAGGCAGGGGCGATAAGGACATAAACACAGTCATCGGCTACGAAAAAGGAAAAATTTATGGATAA
- a CDS encoding phosphoribosylanthranilate isomerase — MALVKICGIKTLDEASAVCALDVDFIGLIFAKSKRKVELNLARQIAKFAHSKGKKVVGVFAEQSECEIMEICQFTGLDVAQVHGVMSENLEANLKDMGLEIWQVFSVKDSLPEVDFKHFDMALFDCKGENAGGNGTSFEWEILKEVKFKFGMAGGIGEHNIKEALKFKPYLVDINSKVEDENGIKDVQKIERILKIIGEVEDE; from the coding sequence ATGGCGCTAGTTAAAATTTGTGGCATCAAAACGCTAGATGAGGCAAGTGCGGTTTGTGCTTTGGATGTTGATTTTATCGGGCTGATATTTGCCAAAAGCAAAAGAAAGGTCGAGCTAAATTTAGCTAGACAGATAGCGAAATTTGCTCACAGCAAGGGCAAAAAAGTAGTTGGCGTTTTTGCGGAGCAAAGTGAGTGCGAGATAATGGAAATTTGCCAGTTTACTGGTCTTGACGTAGCTCAGGTGCATGGAGTGATGAGTGAAAATTTAGAGGCAAATTTAAAAGATATGGGGCTTGAGATCTGGCAGGTTTTTAGCGTGAAAGATAGCTTGCCAGAGGTTGATTTTAAGCATTTTGACATGGCGCTTTTTGACTGCAAGGGCGAAAATGCTGGAGGAAACGGCACTAGCTTTGAGTGGGAAATTTTAAAAGAGGTTAAATTTAAATTTGGCATGGCTGGGGGTATAGGCGAGCACAATATCAAAGAAGCGCTGAAATTTAAGCCATATCTAGTCGATATCAACTCAAAAGTCGAGGACGAAAACGGCATAAAAGATGTGCAAAAGATAGAGAGAATTTTAAAGATCATAGGTGAGGTAGAAGATGAATAA
- the trpD gene encoding anthranilate phosphoribosyltransferase, with translation MILLIDNYDSFVFNVEQYVKELTSEEVRCVRNDKITLEEIKKLNPSKIILSPGPKHPKDSGVCLEILKADLGVPVLGICLGHQAIGLSFGAKIKRLDDPLHGKTSFIDVKNKEPLFAGLPERFEVMRYHSLYVDELPASLSADAVSDDGVVMALSVKDKPIFGIQFHPESYFTQYGKKIVENFVNYKAKEEVKEPKIRSLKPYLIKLQENIPLDDSDFEQICEIIASKEYEIVQLSALLVLISEKSLYPKSLAALAKNILKYSQTYRDDTPMIDLCGTGGDGFKTINISTTVAFILASLGIKVAKHGNKAVSSKSGSSDVLEILGVKSEKSLAKQRENLASKNLAFFHAPFFHPLVGEVREVRQRLGIRTVFNVLGPLLNPNLNLTNQLVGVYHKPVLKLYAQTLKILGRKHALVVRGDDGLDEITLCNETSVVELKNGEIFEYSITPEQFGFKRALHSNIEGGTPEENAKTLIRTLKGEEQGAKFDIVVFNAMFALYAADGAKSPDEAKKMVLEAINSGKAYKFYEEFIRAQA, from the coding sequence TTGATTTTACTTATAGATAACTACGATAGTTTTGTCTTCAACGTCGAGCAGTACGTAAAAGAGCTCACCAGCGAAGAGGTTAGATGCGTTAGAAACGACAAGATAACGCTTGAAGAGATCAAAAAACTAAACCCAAGTAAGATCATCCTAAGCCCAGGTCCAAAGCATCCAAAAGATAGCGGAGTTTGCCTAGAAATTTTAAAAGCAGACCTTGGCGTGCCAGTACTTGGAATTTGTCTTGGACACCAAGCCATAGGGCTTAGTTTCGGCGCAAAGATAAAAAGACTAGACGACCCACTTCACGGCAAGACCTCATTTATCGACGTGAAAAATAAAGAGCCACTCTTTGCAGGGCTGCCTGAGCGTTTTGAGGTTATGCGCTACCACTCGCTCTATGTCGATGAGCTCCCAGCTAGCTTAAGCGCTGATGCGGTGAGCGATGATGGCGTAGTTATGGCACTTAGCGTAAAAGATAAGCCGATCTTTGGCATCCAGTTTCACCCTGAGAGCTACTTCACGCAATACGGCAAAAAGATAGTTGAAAATTTTGTAAATTACAAGGCAAAAGAAGAGGTAAAAGAGCCAAAAATTCGCTCACTCAAGCCATATCTTATCAAGCTTCAAGAAAACATCCCGCTTGATGATAGCGACTTTGAGCAAATTTGCGAGATAATAGCCAGCAAAGAGTACGAGATCGTGCAGCTCTCAGCCCTTTTGGTGCTTATTAGCGAAAAGAGCCTCTATCCAAAAAGTCTCGCTGCGCTTGCAAAAAATATCCTAAAATACTCGCAAACTTACCGTGACGATACGCCTATGATCGATCTTTGCGGCACTGGCGGCGATGGCTTTAAGACGATAAATATCTCAACTACGGTGGCATTTATCCTTGCAAGCCTTGGTATAAAGGTCGCAAAACACGGTAACAAGGCAGTTTCAAGCAAGTCTGGCAGCTCTGATGTGCTTGAAATTTTAGGCGTAAAAAGTGAAAAATCACTGGCAAAACAGCGAGAAAATTTGGCTAGTAAAAATTTAGCCTTTTTCCACGCGCCATTTTTCCATCCGCTAGTTGGCGAGGTGAGAGAAGTGCGCCAAAGACTTGGCATAAGAACCGTATTTAACGTGCTTGGACCGCTTTTAAATCCAAATTTAAACCTTACAAACCAGCTAGTTGGCGTCTATCATAAGCCCGTTCTAAAACTCTACGCCCAGACGCTTAAAATTCTTGGCAGAAAGCACGCTCTAGTCGTTCGCGGCGATGACGGACTTGATGAGATCACGCTTTGCAATGAAACAAGCGTTGTGGAGCTAAAAAATGGCGAAATTTTTGAATACAGCATCACGCCAGAGCAGTTTGGCTTTAAAAGAGCACTTCACAGCAACATCGAGGGCGGCACACCTGAAGAAAACGCCAAAACTTTGATCCGCACGCTAAAAGGCGAGGAGCAGGGGGCGAAATTTGACATCGTGGTCTTTAATGCGATGTTTGCACTCTACGCAGCTGATGGCGCAAAGAGCCCAGACGAGGCCAAAAAAATGGTGCTTGAAGCGATAAATTCAGGCAAGGCGTATAAATTTTATGAAGAGTTTATAAGGGCGCAAGCGTAA
- the recR gene encoding recombination mediator RecR — MKRGLEKFNELTESFAKLPGVGKKSAARFAYFVCMQDSFAGLRLAQNIEDAVRFIKRCERCGGLSENEICDICSDESRDSEVILLVESPKDILVFEQNGIYNGLYFVLDEIDEDAIERLRSAIKQNGSKEVVFAFTPGLNSDALMLYVEDKLGMSEISFSKIAQGVPTGVNLENVDMLSLLKAYESRTKA; from the coding sequence ATGAAAAGGGGCTTAGAGAAATTTAACGAACTAACTGAGTCTTTTGCTAAGCTGCCAGGTGTCGGTAAAAAATCAGCCGCGAGATTTGCCTACTTTGTCTGCATGCAAGATAGCTTTGCGGGGCTAAGGCTCGCGCAAAATATCGAAGACGCAGTAAGGTTTATCAAACGCTGTGAGCGTTGTGGTGGGCTAAGCGAAAATGAAATTTGCGACATTTGCAGCGACGAGAGCAGGGATAGCGAGGTCATCTTGCTAGTTGAGAGCCCAAAAGATATCTTGGTTTTTGAGCAAAATGGCATCTACAACGGCCTTTACTTCGTGCTTGACGAGATCGATGAGGACGCCATAGAGAGGCTGCGAAGCGCTATCAAGCAAAATGGCTCAAAAGAGGTCGTCTTTGCCTTTACGCCAGGGCTAAATTCAGACGCTCTCATGCTTTATGTCGAGGACAAGCTTGGCATGAGTGAAATTTCATTTAGTAAGATCGCTCAGGGCGTGCCAACTGGCGTAAATTTAGAAAATGTCGATATGCTCTCACTCCTAAAAGCCTACGAGAGCCGCACAAAAGCCTAA